In the Sarcophilus harrisii chromosome 1, mSarHar1.11, whole genome shotgun sequence genome, one interval contains:
- the TNNC1 gene encoding troponin C, slow skeletal and cardiac muscles isoform X1: MDDIYKAAVEQLTEEQKNEFKAAFDIFVLGAEDGCISTKELGKVMRMLGQNPTPEELQEMIDEVDEDGSGTVDFDEFLVMMVRCMKDDSKGKSEEELSDLFRMFDKNGDGYIDLEELKTMLQATGETITEDDIEELMKDGDKNNDGRIDYDEFLEFMKGVE, encoded by the exons ATGGATGACATCTATAAAGCAGCG GTGGAGCAACTGACTGAAGAGCAGAAAAATG AGTTCAAGGCTGCCTTTGACATCTTCGTTCTGGGCGCTGAGGATGGCTGCATCAGCACCAAGGAGCTGGGCAAGGTGATGCGAATGCTGGGCCAGAACCCCACTCCCGAGGAGCTGCAGGAGATGATCGACGAGGTGGATGAGGATG GCAGCGGTACAGTGGATTTTGACGAGTTCCTGGTCATGATGGTTCGATGTATGAAGGACGACAGCAAAGGGAAGTCTGAGGAGGAGTTGTCTGACCTCTTCCGAATGTTCGACAA GAATGGCGACGGTTACATTGACTTGGAGGAGCTGAAGACGATGCTTCAGGCCACAGGGGAGACCATCACGGAGGATGACATCGAGGAACTCATGAAGGACGGGGACAAGAACAACGATGGCCGGATCGACTATGATG AGTTCTTGGAGTTCATGAAGGGCGTGGAATAG
- the TNNC1 gene encoding troponin C, slow skeletal and cardiac muscles isoform X2, translated as MDLAVIKVEQLTEEQKNEFKAAFDIFVLGAEDGCISTKELGKVMRMLGQNPTPEELQEMIDEVDEDGSGTVDFDEFLVMMVRCMKDDSKGKSEEELSDLFRMFDKNGDGYIDLEELKTMLQATGETITEDDIEELMKDGDKNNDGRIDYDEFLEFMKGVE; from the exons GTGGAGCAACTGACTGAAGAGCAGAAAAATG AGTTCAAGGCTGCCTTTGACATCTTCGTTCTGGGCGCTGAGGATGGCTGCATCAGCACCAAGGAGCTGGGCAAGGTGATGCGAATGCTGGGCCAGAACCCCACTCCCGAGGAGCTGCAGGAGATGATCGACGAGGTGGATGAGGATG GCAGCGGTACAGTGGATTTTGACGAGTTCCTGGTCATGATGGTTCGATGTATGAAGGACGACAGCAAAGGGAAGTCTGAGGAGGAGTTGTCTGACCTCTTCCGAATGTTCGACAA GAATGGCGACGGTTACATTGACTTGGAGGAGCTGAAGACGATGCTTCAGGCCACAGGGGAGACCATCACGGAGGATGACATCGAGGAACTCATGAAGGACGGGGACAAGAACAACGATGGCCGGATCGACTATGATG AGTTCTTGGAGTTCATGAAGGGCGTGGAATAG